In Natronomonas halophila, one DNA window encodes the following:
- a CDS encoding Rpp14/Pop5 family protein → MKHLPKHLRPRWRYLAVGLESWPDADIDRRSFQRELWFAAQNLIGDAGSADLDGSVLHFRFEDGEGEAVIRARRGETERLRAVLATISELDGQPLGVFVRGVSGTVRACEEKYIGRPREEIEERTVAFAGSDRQAVIRGDRVDVEMAGGRVGATAFDIQDT, encoded by the coding sequence GTGAAGCATCTCCCGAAACACCTCCGGCCGCGGTGGCGGTATCTGGCTGTCGGCCTCGAATCCTGGCCCGATGCCGATATCGACCGTCGGTCCTTCCAGCGGGAACTGTGGTTCGCGGCCCAGAACCTCATCGGCGATGCCGGGAGTGCCGACCTCGACGGGAGCGTCCTCCACTTCCGTTTCGAGGACGGTGAGGGTGAGGCGGTCATCCGGGCCCGCCGTGGCGAGACCGAGCGCCTGCGGGCCGTTCTCGCGACGATTTCGGAACTCGACGGCCAGCCGTTGGGCGTTTTCGTTCGGGGCGTTAGCGGGACGGTACGTGCCTGTGAGGAAAAGTATATAGGACGCCCGCGGGAAGAAATCGAAGAGAGAACCGTCGCGTTCGCGGGTTCCGACCGGCAGGCCGTCATCCGGGGCGACCGGGTCGACGTCGAAATGGCCGGCGGCCGCGTGGGCGCGACAGCATTCGATATTCAGGATACCTAA
- a CDS encoding rhomboid family intramembrane serine protease gives MDGYPTMTTLALFAVVFLTQVYGTAVGLSASVFTLALPLDHQPWTLVVSVYAHADLRHLAANTIALAVVGPAVAYLSTPLRYHAFFVVSGALAGIAQVAVMAPFGSGSVIGASGAIFGLFGYLLVGNPASNRVLSWVSLGFRGTLLIFGVLGGLLTLATASPGVALVAHFTGFLVGAVAGRYRLLHATSPEAGDRNAETA, from the coding sequence ATGGACGGCTATCCGACGATGACGACGCTGGCGCTTTTCGCCGTCGTCTTCCTCACGCAGGTCTACGGAACCGCTGTCGGCCTCAGTGCGTCCGTCTTCACGCTCGCGCTGCCCCTCGACCACCAGCCGTGGACGCTCGTCGTCAGCGTCTACGCCCACGCGGACCTCCGCCATCTGGCGGCCAACACTATCGCCTTGGCCGTCGTCGGACCGGCGGTGGCGTATCTCTCGACGCCGCTTCGCTATCACGCCTTCTTCGTCGTTTCGGGAGCGCTGGCTGGAATCGCGCAGGTCGCCGTCATGGCGCCGTTCGGCAGCGGGTCGGTTATCGGGGCTAGCGGCGCCATCTTCGGGCTGTTCGGCTACCTGCTCGTCGGGAACCCCGCATCGAACCGCGTGCTTTCGTGGGTGTCTCTCGGCTTCCGTGGCACACTACTCATCTTCGGCGTACTGGGTGGTCTGCTCACCCTCGCGACGGCCTCGCCGGGTGTTGCGCTCGTCGCCCACTTCACCGGGTTCCTCGTCGGCGCAGTCGCCGGACGGTATCGGCTCCTACATGCGACGAGTCCCGAAGCAGGCGACAGGAACGCAGAGACAGCTTAA
- a CDS encoding PLP-dependent cysteine synthase family protein, producing MDLAEIGGTPLVELDLGVAPTVYGKAEWFNLGSMPHGGGSVKARIAKAMLDAAEARGDLDGNPTVLEASSGNTGAAVARIGTERGYDVEIVAPDDAGRGKLDAVRDAGAEVRTVSSDRGYDAFVEKRDRLAAEFPDRYHKLDQYSDPANPAVHAATTAVEIHRQTDGEVTAFVGGMGSAGTVVGVGTALSDRGVSVHGYEPADSAHDIAGLKAMHVPEKFVPANYDPAVVDDNHVVDTPEAHEFARLLRERHADEIPIRDAGQWSEDAVRDHLRVDGEFLVGPSSGGCAALIDRLDRRGAFDADDVVVFPLADRGDRYPDRELWSDVL from the coding sequence ATGGACCTCGCGGAAATCGGCGGGACGCCGCTCGTGGAACTGGACCTCGGCGTCGCGCCGACCGTCTACGGAAAGGCCGAGTGGTTCAATCTCGGGTCGATGCCCCACGGCGGCGGGTCGGTCAAGGCCCGCATCGCCAAGGCGATGCTCGATGCCGCCGAAGCCCGTGGCGACCTCGACGGTAATCCGACGGTTCTGGAGGCTTCCAGCGGCAACACCGGGGCCGCAGTCGCTCGTATCGGCACCGAACGGGGCTACGACGTCGAAATCGTCGCACCCGACGACGCTGGTCGGGGAAAACTGGACGCGGTTCGGGACGCCGGCGCCGAGGTGCGGACGGTATCAAGCGACCGCGGCTACGATGCCTTCGTCGAGAAGCGGGACCGCCTCGCTGCCGAGTTTCCCGACCGATACCACAAGCTCGACCAGTATTCGGACCCGGCGAATCCGGCCGTTCACGCGGCCACGACGGCCGTCGAAATTCACCGCCAGACGGATGGTGAGGTGACGGCCTTCGTCGGCGGCATGGGGTCGGCCGGCACCGTCGTCGGCGTCGGGACGGCCCTCTCCGACCGCGGCGTCTCGGTCCACGGCTACGAACCGGCCGACAGCGCCCACGACATCGCGGGGCTCAAGGCCATGCACGTCCCCGAGAAGTTCGTCCCGGCGAACTACGACCCCGCCGTCGTCGACGACAACCACGTCGTCGACACGCCGGAGGCTCACGAATTCGCCCGCCTGCTCCGGGAGCGACACGCCGACGAGATTCCGATTCGGGATGCGGGGCAGTGGTCCGAGGACGCCGTCCGCGACCACCTGCGCGTCGACGGCGAGTTCCTCGTCGGCCCATCCAGCGGCGGGTGTGCGGCGCTTATCGACCGCCTCGACCGACGCGGGGCTTTCGATGCCGACGACGTGGTCGTCTTCCCGCTTGCCGACCGCGGGGACCGCTATCCCGACCGCGAGTTGTGGTCGGACGTCCTCTGA
- the psmA gene encoding archaeal proteasome endopeptidase complex subunit alpha, which yields MQGQSQQQAYDRGITIFSPDGRLYQVEYAREAVKRGTASIGVRTEDGVVLAVDKRIRSPLMERTSVEKIHKADDHIGIASAGHVADARQLIDFARRQAQVNELRYGEPIGVETLTKAVTDHIQQYTQVGGARPFGVALIIGGIENGEPRLYETDPSGTPYEWQALAVGADRGEIEDYLEEHYNEELTLDEGVGLALEALASVNDNELRPEGIGLATISVDDENFVELSDEEIESHLTEHGLLADEDEE from the coding sequence ATGCAGGGACAATCGCAGCAGCAGGCCTACGACCGGGGGATTACCATCTTCTCCCCGGACGGACGTCTGTACCAGGTCGAGTACGCGCGCGAGGCGGTCAAGCGAGGGACGGCGTCTATCGGTGTTCGCACCGAGGACGGCGTCGTGCTGGCCGTGGACAAACGCATCCGCTCGCCGCTGATGGAACGCACCAGCGTCGAGAAAATCCACAAGGCCGACGACCACATCGGCATCGCCAGCGCCGGCCACGTGGCCGACGCCCGCCAACTCATCGACTTCGCGCGCCGTCAGGCACAGGTCAACGAACTCCGGTACGGCGAACCCATCGGCGTCGAGACGCTGACGAAGGCCGTCACCGACCACATCCAGCAGTACACGCAGGTCGGCGGCGCCCGCCCCTTCGGTGTCGCGCTCATCATCGGCGGCATCGAGAACGGCGAACCCCGCCTCTACGAGACGGACCCCTCGGGGACCCCCTACGAGTGGCAGGCGCTCGCTGTCGGCGCCGACCGCGGCGAAATCGAGGATTACCTCGAAGAACATTACAACGAGGAACTCACGCTCGATGAGGGCGTCGGCCTCGCGCTGGAGGCGCTCGCGTCGGTCAACGACAACGAACTCCGCCCGGAGGGCATCGGTCTGGCAACCATCTCCGTCGACGACGAGAACTTCGTCGAACTCTCCGACGAGGAGATTGAGAGTCATCTCACCGAACACGGTCTGCTGGCCGACGAAGACGAGGAATAA
- a CDS encoding oligosaccharyl transferase, archaeosortase A system-associated, with protein MSKRWDQLEERLDDYESQIDTVYQLYHIPVLAALMVFMLWVRVRHYSRHIGPDGQPLYRGNDPFYHYRSTNYVIENYPFTMPFDPWTGFDAGQQVGQFGTLFDQVVATAALIVGFGSPDQSTIVMTTLMAVPVIGTLCAIPVYFIGKRLGGRFGGLIGVVILALTPGSFLSRSVAGFFDHHIAEALGAFVALWIGMVMVTVAQREQPIYEFIETREFDLLKRPLKWGVAFGIAIVLTILVWPPAMFLFGIFAVFLFVHLSAEFVRGYSPDHVAIPATVSMLVAAVLLLPFMGASGFETTSISVAQPFLALAVAFGTVFMAAVARFWDRLDDVPRIAYPAGILGVGLVAIGVVAIAAPDVIDYFTRQVLRIAGLGSTDTAATVGEAQAVSNPGQFFYGSYGLAFVTALGGFVLLAYQGLAAERPRAEQLLVLVFAVMMLLFTLTQNRFDYYFVAAVGAGNAVLVGWIYNFVDLDDVRRDIANVKPYQILIVVAILFVVAGPLVATGATVSAADQSSQPGSMQQWDSSLDWMNENTPAPGAYGSGAEDTRLEYYGTYEPTQDFEYQDGEYGVLAWWDYGHYITTRGERIPVANPFQQHATESADFLLADNETESLEILEEDSSEGEGVRYVMVDYQLGFAGTLKYNAPTAFESEHNVSDGDVGVTVIDPQTGRPLYGAETQRGFESMRVRLYQHHGSAMEPSRFVMRFDQYNSTAGVATPDEEQLYEPYNSSEEARQAAQQDPNAIHGGVFGQPSERIKALEHFRLVHASEYDRPAPLVRATVPRERWEDVPQHSWVKTFERVEGAKIEGTGPANTEVQASVVMEIDSTGETFVYNQFAQTDDEGNWEMTVPYSTTGYDEYGTDAGYTNVSVRANSSYEFLAVESEEDSPLGTPWSAPAEVTEGQVLGENDTTVQVDLQEGRTPQTGQQNSGNSTSE; from the coding sequence ATGAGTAAGCGGTGGGACCAACTCGAGGAACGACTCGACGATTACGAGTCCCAAATCGACACGGTATACCAACTGTATCACATCCCCGTTCTCGCAGCCCTCATGGTCTTCATGCTGTGGGTCCGGGTGCGCCACTATAGCCGGCATATCGGCCCGGACGGCCAGCCGCTCTACCGCGGCAACGACCCGTTCTACCACTACCGGTCTACGAACTACGTCATCGAGAACTACCCGTTCACCATGCCGTTCGACCCCTGGACCGGCTTCGACGCCGGCCAACAGGTCGGGCAGTTCGGCACGCTGTTCGACCAGGTCGTCGCGACGGCGGCGCTCATCGTCGGCTTCGGGTCGCCCGACCAATCGACCATCGTCATGACCACGCTCATGGCAGTACCGGTCATCGGCACGCTCTGTGCCATCCCGGTCTACTTCATCGGCAAGCGCCTGGGCGGTCGGTTCGGCGGCCTCATCGGCGTCGTCATTCTGGCGCTCACGCCGGGAAGCTTCCTCTCCCGCAGTGTCGCCGGCTTCTTCGACCACCACATCGCCGAGGCGCTCGGCGCGTTCGTCGCTCTCTGGATCGGGATGGTCATGGTGACCGTCGCTCAGCGGGAGCAACCGATATACGAGTTCATCGAAACCCGGGAGTTCGACCTCCTGAAACGTCCCCTGAAGTGGGGCGTCGCCTTCGGCATCGCTATCGTGCTGACGATTCTCGTCTGGCCGCCGGCGATGTTCCTCTTCGGCATCTTCGCCGTCTTCCTGTTCGTCCACCTCTCGGCGGAGTTCGTCCGTGGCTACAGCCCCGACCACGTTGCCATCCCGGCGACCGTCTCCATGCTCGTCGCCGCGGTTCTACTCCTTCCCTTTATGGGTGCCTCCGGGTTCGAAACGACCAGCATCTCCGTTGCCCAACCGTTCCTCGCACTCGCAGTCGCGTTCGGGACCGTATTCATGGCGGCCGTCGCCCGGTTCTGGGACCGTCTCGACGACGTGCCCCGAATCGCCTATCCTGCAGGTATTCTCGGCGTTGGCCTCGTTGCAATCGGCGTCGTGGCGATTGCAGCGCCTGATGTTATTGACTACTTCACCCGACAGGTTCTCCGAATCGCCGGCCTCGGCTCGACCGACACCGCAGCAACCGTCGGCGAGGCACAGGCCGTCTCGAACCCCGGACAGTTCTTCTACGGAAGCTACGGCCTCGCCTTCGTCACCGCGCTCGGGGGCTTCGTTCTGCTCGCTTACCAGGGACTCGCCGCCGAACGCCCCCGTGCGGAACAGCTTCTCGTCCTCGTGTTTGCGGTGATGATGCTGCTCTTTACGCTCACCCAGAACCGCTTCGACTACTACTTCGTGGCGGCAGTCGGTGCCGGAAACGCGGTCCTCGTCGGCTGGATCTACAACTTCGTCGACCTCGACGACGTCCGACGCGACATCGCGAACGTCAAACCGTATCAGATCCTCATCGTCGTCGCCATCCTCTTCGTCGTCGCCGGCCCCCTCGTCGCAACCGGCGCGACGGTCAGTGCTGCGGACCAATCCTCACAGCCCGGCAGCATGCAGCAATGGGATAGCAGCCTCGATTGGATGAATGAGAACACGCCCGCGCCGGGCGCATACGGTAGTGGCGCGGAGGACACCCGTCTCGAGTACTACGGCACCTACGAGCCGACTCAGGACTTCGAGTACCAGGACGGCGAATACGGCGTCCTCGCGTGGTGGGACTACGGCCACTACATCACCACTCGCGGCGAGCGAATCCCGGTCGCCAACCCATTCCAGCAGCACGCCACCGAGTCCGCCGACTTCCTGCTCGCGGACAACGAAACCGAATCCCTCGAAATACTCGAAGAGGACAGCAGTGAGGGCGAGGGCGTCCGCTACGTCATGGTCGATTACCAGCTCGGCTTCGCCGGCACGCTCAAGTACAACGCGCCGACCGCCTTCGAATCCGAGCACAACGTCAGTGACGGTGACGTCGGCGTAACCGTCATCGACCCACAGACTGGCCGGCCGCTGTACGGTGCCGAGACCCAGCGTGGCTTCGAGAGCATGCGCGTCCGGCTCTATCAGCACCACGGCAGTGCGATGGAACCATCGCGGTTCGTCATGCGGTTCGACCAATACAATTCCACGGCGGGCGTCGCCACACCGGATGAAGAACAGCTATATGAACCGTACAACTCCTCGGAGGAGGCCCGTCAGGCAGCCCAACAGGATCCAAATGCCATCCACGGTGGTGTCTTCGGCCAGCCCAGCGAGCGCATCAAAGCCCTCGAGCACTTCCGACTGGTCCACGCCAGCGAATACGACCGACCAGCACCCCTCGTCCGGGCCACCGTCCCTCGTGAGCGGTGGGAAGATGTGCCGCAGCACTCGTGGGTGAAGACCTTCGAGCGCGTCGAGGGTGCGAAAATCGAGGGAACAGGTCCCGCCAACACCGAGGTCCAGGCCAGCGTCGTGATGGAGATCGACTCGACCGGCGAAACGTTCGTCTACAACCAGTTCGCCCAGACCGACGACGAGGGTAACTGGGAGATGACGGTCCCCTACTCGACGACCGGCTACGACGAGTACGGAACCGACGCCGGTTACACGAACGTCTCCGTGCGTGCGAACAGCTCCTACGAGTTCCTCGCGGTCGAAAGCGAGGAAGACAGCCCGCTCGGGACGCCCTGGAGTGCGCCCGCGGAGGTGACCGAGGGACAGGTCCTCGGCGAGAACGACACCACCGTGCAGGTCGACCTTCAGGAGGGTCGCACGCCCCAGACCGGCCAACAGAACAGCGGTAACAGCACTTCCGAGTAA
- a CDS encoding RNase P subunit p30 family protein: protein MYEGVHAHPDGEATVARLAKTAAEYGYDGVVVRNHGDAQTEYDAAAIGEEYDIDVAAGIEIRTDEAGQASGLIGNYRSKRDVICVHGGSLNRFAVEQPKVDVLAHPMRDGDVNHVLAKAAAENGVHMEFNFGRVFRADGGPRVQAIQGLRKLRELVDQYDVPYVVTADPYSHLQLRGPRELLAVGETVGFDREAIEIGLNAWGDIVERNRRRQSDAYIEPGVRIETDDDG from the coding sequence ATGTACGAGGGCGTCCACGCACACCCCGACGGCGAAGCCACCGTCGCTCGGCTGGCCAAGACAGCCGCCGAGTACGGTTACGACGGGGTAGTCGTTCGCAATCACGGCGACGCCCAGACCGAATACGACGCCGCGGCTATCGGCGAAGAGTACGACATCGACGTGGCCGCTGGCATCGAAATCCGAACCGACGAGGCCGGCCAGGCCAGCGGCCTCATCGGGAATTATCGCTCGAAGCGGGACGTCATCTGTGTCCACGGCGGGTCGCTCAATCGCTTCGCCGTCGAACAACCGAAGGTGGACGTCCTCGCCCATCCGATGCGCGACGGCGACGTGAATCACGTGTTGGCGAAGGCCGCCGCCGAGAACGGCGTCCACATGGAGTTCAACTTCGGCCGGGTGTTCCGCGCCGACGGCGGCCCGCGCGTGCAGGCGATTCAGGGGCTCCGCAAACTCCGGGAACTCGTCGACCAGTACGACGTCCCCTACGTCGTGACCGCCGACCCCTATAGCCACCTCCAGTTGCGCGGCCCGCGGGAGTTGCTCGCCGTCGGCGAAACCGTCGGCTTCGACCGGGAGGCCATCGAAATCGGGCTGAACGCGTGGGGCGATATCGTGGAACGCAACCGACGCCGACAGTCCGACGCCTACATCGAACCCGGGGTTCGCATCGAGACGGACGACGACGGCTGA
- a CDS encoding DUF368 domain-containing protein — protein MDSPTGVRAWLTVYLKGACMGAADTVPGVSGGTIAVIVGIYERLITALTSFEPSVVRELLRIHTVEGRATLTDELVRMDVPFLCVLGAGVLSAAATIATVMHTAVVEYPAPTYAFFFGLIAASAVVLYRHVDARTPRRAVVGVVGFLLAFAVTDPALNGATGSSLPMLFVAGAIGISAMVLPGISGAFLLLVLGQYEYISGLPRRAFEGVIAAVGGDTGPLLSTLPPLAVFLGGAVVGVFSVAYAVRAALDRYREATLVFLVSLMLGALRLPATEVATNVEGSAATVALVVLGPLVVGAGVVFVLDYYTDDLEY, from the coding sequence ATGGACTCACCAACCGGCGTTCGGGCGTGGCTAACCGTCTACCTGAAGGGCGCCTGCATGGGCGCCGCCGATACCGTCCCCGGCGTCTCCGGTGGGACCATCGCCGTCATCGTCGGCATCTACGAGCGACTCATTACTGCGCTTACTTCCTTCGAACCGAGCGTCGTCCGCGAACTGCTGCGAATCCATACTGTCGAGGGGCGGGCCACCCTGACCGACGAACTCGTTCGGATGGACGTGCCCTTCCTCTGCGTCCTCGGCGCGGGCGTTCTCTCGGCGGCCGCGACCATCGCGACGGTGATGCATACCGCCGTCGTCGAGTATCCCGCACCGACCTACGCGTTCTTCTTCGGGCTTATCGCGGCGTCGGCGGTCGTTCTCTATCGACACGTCGACGCCCGAACGCCGCGGCGCGCAGTCGTCGGCGTCGTCGGCTTTCTCCTCGCCTTCGCGGTTACCGACCCCGCGTTGAACGGGGCGACCGGGTCCTCGCTGCCGATGCTGTTCGTCGCCGGCGCAATCGGTATCTCGGCGATGGTCTTGCCGGGGATTTCGGGCGCTTTCCTCCTGCTCGTGTTGGGTCAATACGAATACATCAGCGGCCTGCCGCGGCGCGCCTTCGAGGGTGTTATCGCCGCGGTTGGCGGGGATACGGGGCCACTACTGTCGACGCTGCCGCCGCTTGCGGTCTTCCTCGGCGGCGCGGTCGTCGGCGTCTTCTCGGTCGCCTACGCGGTCCGGGCGGCACTGGACCGATATCGGGAAGCAACACTCGTCTTCCTCGTCAGCTTGATGCTCGGGGCGCTCCGGTTGCCCGCTACCGAGGTCGCGACGAATGTCGAGGGGTCGGCGGCGACCGTGGCGCTCGTGGTCCTCGGCCCGCTCGTGGTCGGTGCGGGCGTGGTCTTCGTGCTCGATTACTACACCGACGACCTCGAATACTGA
- a CDS encoding FAD-dependent oxidoreductase, which produces MTDTDVIVVGGGATGVGIVRDLAMRGLDVTLFERGGLGSGTTGRSHGLLHSGARYATADPEGAAHCIQENRILRDIGGAAIEETGGLFVQLDEDDPDHFEARIEACRELDIPATELSASEARDRVPELTVDLQRAFEVPDGAIYPSRLVAATAESARQHGATLRTNTPIEDIRIENGRVVGVEADGEFVAADHVVNAAGAWAGEIAAMAGLDIEMAPTKGVMVAVDRPTVTPVINRCRPPTDGDIAVPHEHGVILGTTSTPVDDSDAATEDDGDASSEAVAAMLEEGAAMLPAVAEADINRVYWGVRPLYGGADGHGRDASRGFQIFVGAEDGRPGMTTVTGGKLTTYRLMAEAVADTVCESLGIDEPCRTAEESLPAGDADTLDALVAEFCTNHPADEDVV; this is translated from the coding sequence ATGACCGATACGGACGTAATCGTTGTCGGCGGGGGCGCGACGGGCGTCGGAATCGTCCGCGACCTCGCCATGCGCGGCCTCGACGTGACGCTCTTCGAACGCGGCGGCCTCGGGTCCGGAACCACCGGCCGCTCACACGGCCTCCTGCACAGCGGCGCCCGCTATGCGACTGCCGACCCCGAAGGCGCGGCCCACTGTATTCAGGAGAACCGCATCCTCCGTGACATCGGCGGCGCCGCCATCGAGGAAACCGGCGGCCTGTTCGTCCAACTGGACGAGGACGACCCCGACCATTTCGAGGCCCGAATCGAAGCCTGCCGCGAGTTGGATATCCCCGCCACGGAACTGTCGGCGAGCGAAGCGCGTGACCGAGTGCCCGAACTCACGGTGGACCTCCAGCGCGCCTTCGAGGTGCCGGATGGCGCCATCTACCCCTCGCGACTCGTCGCGGCAACGGCCGAAAGCGCCCGGCAGCACGGCGCTACGCTCCGGACGAACACGCCGATAGAGGACATCCGTATCGAGAACGGCCGTGTCGTCGGCGTCGAAGCCGACGGCGAGTTCGTCGCCGCGGACCACGTCGTCAACGCCGCGGGCGCATGGGCCGGCGAGATAGCCGCGATGGCAGGCCTCGACATCGAGATGGCACCGACGAAGGGCGTCATGGTCGCGGTCGACCGACCGACCGTCACCCCCGTTATCAATCGCTGTCGGCCGCCCACGGACGGCGATATCGCCGTCCCCCACGAACACGGCGTCATCCTCGGGACGACGAGCACGCCAGTCGACGACTCAGACGCGGCGACCGAGGACGACGGCGACGCATCTAGCGAGGCCGTCGCGGCGATGCTCGAAGAGGGCGCCGCCATGCTACCGGCAGTCGCCGAGGCGGATATCAACCGCGTCTACTGGGGCGTTCGCCCGCTGTACGGCGGCGCCGACGGACACGGTCGGGATGCATCCCGTGGATTTCAGATATTCGTCGGCGCCGAGGATGGTCGGCCGGGCATGACGACGGTCACCGGAGGCAAACTCACGACCTACCGGCTGATGGCCGAAGCGGTCGCTGACACCGTCTGCGAAAGTCTCGGCATCGACGAACCGTGTCGAACTGCCGAGGAGTCGCTGCCGGCCGGCGACGCCGATACTCTCGACGCTCTCGTCGCGGAGTTCTGTACCAACCACCCGGCCGACGAGGACGTCGTTTGA
- a CDS encoding sensor histidine kinase, which produces MSTKRGRKEGLQPLLGAAVIVLVSLVVASVPVYDMWTDVLDGKSLLSTTFENFPLLGLSTAILAGGVQLYLSGWGPEYVHTIVAWMLSSAAFVTVLFVFIIAIQQYLQDELRPLIIAADAVVVAALGGLLIGVRTAERERAEGNRFDALFDNVPNPVVETEFEDGTAIARRINPAFTDVFGFGQSEIVGEPLEEYIVPPNGDINPVEKTGDDRDSPVDVLDQETIELETIHGRREFIRLTVPGEADGANGYGIYIDVTSQKQRQERLAVLARILRHDIRNRVSVILGYTQYLADQVSGSDAEKLERIDEAASELASISERTRIAEDLAVESTDQRTIRLRPTVEEAIEELPDIDADPRIRVDVPEGACVRATTDLGTAITEIVENAIVHNDASTPEIDVTAERTYDGEYYELRIDDDGPGIDPSLYEVVLGERERSKVDHSNGLGIWLAYWVCRASGGELEFESDDGGTAVILRIPATDCADDAVVSHPHSSRRPDE; this is translated from the coding sequence ATGTCCACGAAGCGAGGGCGAAAGGAGGGGCTACAGCCACTACTCGGTGCGGCTGTCATCGTCCTCGTGAGCCTCGTCGTTGCGTCGGTGCCGGTTTACGACATGTGGACCGACGTTCTCGACGGGAAGTCCCTCCTTAGCACGACGTTCGAGAACTTCCCCCTTCTGGGGCTGTCGACAGCCATCCTTGCCGGCGGGGTCCAACTGTATCTGTCGGGATGGGGTCCGGAGTACGTCCACACCATCGTCGCGTGGATGCTGTCGAGCGCTGCCTTCGTCACCGTGCTTTTCGTCTTCATCATCGCTATCCAGCAGTACCTGCAGGACGAACTCCGACCGCTCATCATCGCTGCCGACGCCGTCGTGGTCGCGGCGCTCGGCGGCCTCCTCATCGGCGTCAGAACCGCCGAACGGGAACGGGCCGAGGGGAACCGCTTCGACGCCCTCTTCGATAACGTCCCGAACCCCGTCGTCGAAACCGAGTTCGAGGACGGGACGGCCATCGCCCGGCGTATCAACCCGGCGTTTACCGACGTGTTCGGCTTCGGGCAGTCGGAAATCGTCGGTGAACCGCTCGAAGAGTACATCGTCCCGCCGAACGGCGATATCAACCCCGTCGAGAAGACCGGCGACGACCGGGACTCCCCCGTCGACGTACTGGACCAGGAGACCATCGAACTCGAAACGATACACGGTCGCCGGGAGTTCATCCGACTGACCGTGCCCGGCGAGGCCGACGGTGCCAACGGCTACGGCATCTACATCGACGTGACCTCCCAGAAGCAGCGACAGGAACGACTCGCCGTCCTCGCACGTATCCTCCGACACGACATCCGGAACCGCGTCAGCGTCATCCTCGGATATACCCAGTATCTCGCCGACCAGGTCAGCGGGTCGGACGCGGAGAAACTCGAACGCATCGACGAGGCCGCCTCGGAACTCGCGAGCATCAGCGAACGGACGCGAATCGCCGAGGACTTGGCCGTCGAATCGACCGACCAGCGCACGATACGCCTCCGGCCGACCGTCGAGGAAGCCATCGAAGAACTCCCCGACATCGATGCCGACCCGCGAATCCGCGTAGACGTCCCCGAAGGGGCCTGTGTCAGGGCCACGACCGACCTCGGGACGGCAATCACCGAAATCGTCGAGAACGCCATCGTCCACAACGACGCGTCGACGCCCGAAATCGATGTCACGGCCGAACGAACCTACGACGGCGAGTATTACGAACTCCGCATCGATGACGACGGCCCCGGAATCGACCCCAGCCTCTACGAAGTCGTCCTCGGCGAGCGGGAGCGCTCGAAGGTCGACCACTCGAACGGACTGGGTATCTGGCTGGCCTACTGGGTCTGTCGGGCCAGCGGCGGCGAACTCGAATTCGAATCGGACGACGGTGGCACCGCCGTCATCCTCCGGATACCGGCGACAGACTGCGCCGACGACGCCGTCGTCTCCCACCCACACAGCAGTCGCCGCCCCGACGAGTAG